ATCGGGCACGATCTGGAACTGGACTGGGGTGTGGGCACCTGCGGCAAAGACGGGCAGGGCGTTCCGGTGGGAGTCGGACTGCCGACGATCCGCCTCGACGCGCTGACGGTGGGAGGGACGGAAGGATGAGCGGCAAGGCCGTCGAGCGGGCGATCGAGCGGGCGATGCAAGCGGGAGCGGCCGAATCCGATGCCGTGTTGATCGAAAGCGATGCGTTGGAGGCACGTGTGCGCGGCGAAGAGATCGACTTCGTGAAGCAGGCGCGCGAGAAAACTCTGGGTATTCGCGTGCTCGTACAAGGCAAGTCGGGCTTGCGCAGCGCGGTCACGTCGACCAGCGATCTCGCGCCCGAGATGATCGACAAGATGGCCGGCGAAACCGTCGAACTCGCGCACGCGATCGCCGAGGATCCGACCGCCGGTCTACCCGAAGAGGCTTTCGCAGAAGGGCTCCCGGACCTGGATCTCTTCGATCCCGGCGATCGCCCCTGGTCGGTCGAAGATCGCATCGACGCCGCGCGCAGGGCCGAATCCGCCGCGCGGGATTTTGATCCGCGCATCGTCAACTCCGAGGGTTCACAGGTCAGCGCGGATTTCTCGCGCGTCGTGTACGGATCCAGCAAGGGATTTCTGGGTGAGTACGAGAAGGCGGGGCACTCGCTGTTCGCGGAGCCGCTCGCCGAAGAAGGCGGATCGAAGCAACGCGACTATTGGATGACTGTGGCGCGGCGACTTTCGGATCTGGACGCACCCGAAGACGTGGGACGCCGCGCCGCCGAGCGTGCGGTCCGGCGACTGGGGGGCCGGCAGGTGCCGACCTGTGAGGCCGCGGTGATCTTTGACTCTATGACTGCACCGAGTCTTCTCGGGCAGCTTTCGCAGTGTCTCAACGGCTACTCGGTGTATCGCGGCACGAGCTTTCTCGCCGGTCGAATCGGCGAACAGATCGCGGTGCCGGGTTTCAATCTGATCGATGACGGTCGTCGTCCCGGAGGCCTGGGCAGCAAGCCCTTCGACGGCGAAGGCCTGGCCACGCGCCGCAATCAGTTGGTCGAAAACGGGGAACTGCGTACTTATCTGCTCGACAGTTATTCCGCTCGCAAGCTCAGCATGAATTCGACGGGCAACGCCACTCGTAGCGTTTCGGGACCGCCTGCCGCCGGTTCGACCAATCTCTGGCTGGAGCCGGGTGCGCAGACGCTCGACGAGCTGATTGCGGCGACCGACAAGGGGCTGCTCGTGACCGAGTTGATCGGTATGGGATTCAATCCCGTAACCGGAGACTACTCGCGCGGTGCGGCGGGGCTGTGGATCGAGAAGGGCAAGATCGTGCATCCCGTAGAGGAAGTAACGATTGCCGGGAACTTCGGTGCCATGCTCGAATCAATCGACGCGATTGGCAGCGAACTCGTCTGGCATCGCAGCGTGGCTTCACCGCCGTTGCGCATTGCAAAGATGACGATTGCGGGAGCCTAGAGGCCCGGCCAGAAATGCGGGCCAGCCCGCGTGCGCTCAGTTGAGCGGATTGACCGTCACGTAGCGACCGTCTTCGAAGCTCCGGAAGAACTCTTCGACCATCGGGTGTTCAACCGGTTCGGGCTCGGGATCGGCGCACAGGTTGCGCTGGGCTACGTACGTGGTCGTATCGCCGCCGTGCACGAGCACGTGGTACCACGGGCGGTCCTTCGGTGGACGGGAGCGAGCGACTTCTTCGTACCATTCGTCGCTGAGCTGGAACGTGGCATCGACGTCCACGATCACGCCGCGGTAGTCGAATCGTTGGTGTG
The sequence above is a segment of the bacterium genome. Coding sequences within it:
- the hspQ gene encoding heat shock protein HspQ, whose translation is MDDEALFDIGQLVTHQRFDYRGVIVDVDATFQLSDEWYEEVARSRPPKDRPWYHVLVHGGDTTTYVAQRNLCADPEPEPVEHPMVEEFFRSFEDGRYVTVNPLN
- a CDS encoding TldD/PmbA family protein, producing the protein MSGKAVERAIERAMQAGAAESDAVLIESDALEARVRGEEIDFVKQAREKTLGIRVLVQGKSGLRSAVTSTSDLAPEMIDKMAGETVELAHAIAEDPTAGLPEEAFAEGLPDLDLFDPGDRPWSVEDRIDAARRAESAARDFDPRIVNSEGSQVSADFSRVVYGSSKGFLGEYEKAGHSLFAEPLAEEGGSKQRDYWMTVARRLSDLDAPEDVGRRAAERAVRRLGGRQVPTCEAAVIFDSMTAPSLLGQLSQCLNGYSVYRGTSFLAGRIGEQIAVPGFNLIDDGRRPGGLGSKPFDGEGLATRRNQLVENGELRTYLLDSYSARKLSMNSTGNATRSVSGPPAAGSTNLWLEPGAQTLDELIAATDKGLLVTELIGMGFNPVTGDYSRGAAGLWIEKGKIVHPVEEVTIAGNFGAMLESIDAIGSELVWHRSVASPPLRIAKMTIAGA